One Verrucomicrobiota bacterium DNA segment encodes these proteins:
- a CDS encoding type II toxin-antitoxin system VapC family toxin, which produces MMKAVFDTNILIDYLNGIEAASKELSLYQTRLISVVTYIEVLAGAYEPEEENIIRGFLSSLEVVGLSTEVADMTIQLRRDHRLKVPDAIVYATARVEGCMLVSRNTKDFKSVWPDVRVPY; this is translated from the coding sequence GTGATGAAGGCCGTTTTTGATACGAATATCCTGATTGATTATCTGAATGGGATCGAAGCCGCATCCAAAGAGCTTTCGCTTTATCAGACCCGTCTTATCAGTGTGGTTACCTATATCGAGGTATTGGCGGGTGCTTATGAGCCTGAGGAGGAAAACATAATTCGAGGCTTCCTCTCATCACTTGAAGTGGTCGGGTTATCAACGGAAGTTGCAGACATGACCATCCAACTGCGGCGGGATCATCGGCTCAAAGTGCCAGATGCCATCGTTTACGCAACGGCAAGAGTCGAGGGTTGCATGCTGGTATCCAGAAATACAAAAGACTTTAAGAGCGTGTGGCCCGATGTTCGCGTTCCCTACTAA
- a CDS encoding ribbon-helix-helix domain-containing protein: MRTIIEVPDEVIESLDRVGRMQKRSRAALIREAIAEYLQQKSLPASDAAFGLWKKRGRDGLEYQESLRSEWDR; the protein is encoded by the coding sequence ATGAGAACTATCATAGAAGTTCCGGATGAGGTTATTGAAAGCCTTGATCGTGTCGGTCGCATGCAAAAGCGTTCCCGGGCAGCCTTGATCCGCGAGGCGATAGCGGAGTATTTACAACAGAAATCCCTGCCCGCATCGGATGCCGCCTTTGGCTTATGGAAGAAAAGGGGCCGTGATGGATTGGAGTATCAGGAAAGTCTGCGGTCTGAGTGGGATAGGTGA
- a CDS encoding Fic family protein, protein MPYEPLFSITSQLLSLVEEIAALRERIQGATVELSWIPALQKDTRTRNVHASTAIEGNPLTLTQVRALEEGRELTATDSRSRREVLNYFVGLRFVENQANIKKIRHEELFELHRILADGVMDQGDAGTYRTIGVRVGKHMPPAAAEVSGLMFELLEWWNTRSTKLSPVLSSAILHHRFETIHPFADGNGRTGRALALWELYRRGFDSHHIFSVDEYYWENRPAYYSALDAPRKSGEDLSGWLEYSAEGIRQTLVKVWLRVQAFNIQSQEKLVLRPRQEQLLNLLRDHGSLAPAELWEALAVSRQGAMNLLRPLIDAGIVEKIGGKKTGRYALKQTNSDLTS, encoded by the coding sequence ATGCCCTACGAACCCCTGTTCTCTATCACTTCACAGCTGTTGTCGCTGGTGGAGGAAATCGCTGCGCTGCGAGAGCGCATACAGGGTGCGACGGTGGAGCTTTCGTGGATACCCGCCTTGCAGAAAGACACGCGCACGCGTAACGTTCATGCGTCTACCGCTATCGAAGGGAATCCGCTGACGCTTACGCAAGTGCGAGCTCTGGAGGAAGGTCGGGAGCTTACTGCTACAGACAGCCGTTCCCGACGCGAAGTGCTAAACTATTTTGTCGGATTGCGATTTGTTGAAAACCAGGCGAATATAAAAAAGATTCGGCACGAAGAGCTGTTTGAGCTGCACCGGATACTAGCCGATGGGGTAATGGATCAGGGTGATGCAGGAACGTACCGGACTATTGGGGTTCGGGTGGGCAAACATATGCCGCCTGCTGCTGCCGAGGTTTCGGGCCTGATGTTTGAACTTCTGGAATGGTGGAACACCCGGTCCACGAAGCTTTCACCAGTGTTGAGCTCGGCTATACTCCACCACCGATTTGAAACCATACACCCCTTTGCCGATGGCAACGGCCGCACAGGTCGGGCACTGGCCCTGTGGGAACTGTACCGGCGTGGCTTCGACAGCCATCACATCTTTTCGGTGGATGAATATTACTGGGAGAACCGCCCGGCCTATTATTCCGCCCTAGACGCCCCTCGGAAGTCCGGCGAGGACCTTTCGGGATGGTTGGAATACTCGGCTGAAGGAATAAGGCAGACTCTCGTGAAAGTGTGGCTGCGTGTTCAGGCGTTCAACATCCAATCTCAGGAAAAACTCGTTTTACGCCCCAGGCAGGAACAGTTGCTCAACCTGCTTAGGGACCACGGCAGCCTCGCTCCCGCTGAGCTATGGGAAGCCCTTGCGGTATCCCGGCAAGGTGCCATGAATCTCCTGCGTCCTCTGATAGATGCCGGCATCGTCGAAAAGATCGGCGGAAAGAAGACTGGACGCTACGCTCTAAAACAAACCAATTCCGATTTGACTTCATGA